Proteins from one Rhinopithecus roxellana isolate Shanxi Qingling chromosome 18, ASM756505v1, whole genome shotgun sequence genomic window:
- the NHLRC3 gene encoding NHL repeat-containing protein 3 produces the protein MARFWLCVAGAGFFLAFLVLHSRFCGSPVLRNFTFAVSWRTEKILYRLDVDWPKHPEYFSGTTFCVAVDSLNGLVYIGQRGDNIPKILVFTEDGYFLRAWNYTVDTPHGIFAASTLYEQSIWITDVGSGFFGHTVKKYSSFGDLVQVLGTPGKKGTGLNPLQFDNPAELYVEDTGDIYIVDGDGGLNNRLIKLSQDFMILWLHGENGTGPAKFNIPHSVTLDSAGRVWVADRGNKRIQVFDKDTGEWLGAWNNCFTEEGPSSVRFTPDGKYLIVAQLNLSRLSVVAAPPVGSIGECSVISTIQLADQVLPHLLEVDKKTGAVYVAEIGAKQVQKYVPLNSYVPAFGS, from the exons ATGGCGAGATTCTGGCTCTGCGTAGCCGGTGCTGGCTTCTTTCTTGCATTTCTGGTTTTGCATTCGCGTTTTTGTGGCTCTCCA GTTTTGAGGAACTTTACTTTCGCAGTTTCCTGGAGAACTGAGAAAATTCTTTACCGGCTGGATGTGGATTGGCCTAAGCACCCAGAATATTTTAGCGGAACAACATTTTGTGTTGCAGTTGACTCCCTCAACGGATTGGTTTACATAGGTCAA AGAGGGGATAACATCCCAAAGATATTAGTGTTCACAGAGGATGGATATTTTCTACGAGCCTGGAATTATACAGTTGACACACCTCATGGTATATTTGCAGCCAGTACTCTATATGAACAATCCATCTGGATCACGGATGTAGGAAGTG GATTCTTTGGTCATACTGTTAAAAAATACAGTTCTTTTGGTGATCTTGTTCAAGTCTTGGGTACTCCAGGCAAAAAAGGCACTGGTTTGAATCCTTTGCAGTTTGATAACCCAGCAGAATTATATGTAGAGGACACAGGAGATATTTACATTGTGGATGGAGATGGAGGATTGAATAACAGATTGATCAAACTGTCCCAAG ATTTCATGATCCTTTGGCTGCATGGAGAAAATGGGACAGGGCCTGCTAAGTTCAACatacctcacagtgttacacttgaTTCAGCTGGTCGG GTGTGGGTTGCTGACCGAGGAAATAAAAGAATCCAAGTATTTGATAAAGACACTGGGGAGTGGTTAGGAGCATGGAATAATTGTTTCACAGAAGAGGGACCTTCTTCAGTCAG ATTTACTCCTGATGGGAAGTACTTGATTGTGGCCCAGCTGAATCTTAGCAGGCTCTCAGTTGTCGCAGCACCCCCGGTGGGAAGCATTGGGGAGTGTTCTGTGATCAGCACAATCCAACTAGCAGATCAAGTTTTGCCACATCTCCTGGAAGTCGACAAAAAGACTGGAGCGGTCTATGTAGCAGAAATTGGAGCAAAACAAGTACAAAAATATGTCCCTTTGAATAGCTATGTTCCTGCATTTGGTTCATAA